A section of the Saccharopolyspora gregorii genome encodes:
- a CDS encoding DeoR/GlpR family DNA-binding transcription regulator, with translation MYARERQQLIVERARQEGRVDVTGLAGELQVTPETIRRDLTVLEEHGLLHRVHGGAIPVERWSFDPQLSARENVMVAEKTRIARAALAELPAEGAILIESGTTCARFAELLPADRPLTVITDSLSIAVSLAARPNLSVLTPGGRVRVTTNGGVGTWAAQRWREVFADVAFLGTDGVSLHRGLTTPDQNSAEIKTLMLRGARRRVLLADHSKIGPVSLHRYGELSEVDVLVTDTGLDQGIAEDIEAIGPRVVRA, from the coding sequence GTGTACGCGCGTGAACGCCAGCAGCTCATCGTCGAGCGTGCGAGGCAGGAGGGCCGCGTCGACGTGACCGGACTCGCGGGGGAGCTGCAAGTGACCCCGGAGACGATCAGGCGAGACCTGACCGTGCTGGAAGAGCACGGACTCCTGCACCGCGTGCACGGGGGTGCTATCCCGGTGGAGCGGTGGAGTTTCGATCCGCAGCTGTCCGCCCGAGAGAACGTGATGGTCGCCGAGAAGACCCGCATCGCGCGGGCCGCTCTCGCCGAACTGCCTGCCGAAGGCGCCATCCTCATCGAATCCGGCACCACGTGTGCCCGGTTCGCGGAACTGCTGCCGGCCGACCGCCCGCTCACGGTGATCACGGACAGCTTGAGCATCGCCGTCTCGTTGGCGGCGCGGCCCAACCTGTCGGTGCTCACCCCGGGCGGACGGGTGCGCGTGACCACCAACGGAGGTGTCGGGACCTGGGCGGCGCAACGGTGGCGAGAGGTGTTCGCCGATGTCGCCTTCCTGGGCACCGACGGGGTTTCCCTGCATCGGGGCCTCACCACTCCGGACCAGAATTCCGCTGAGATCAAAACACTGATGTTGCGCGGGGCGCGACGACGGGTCCTGCTCGCGGACCACAGCAAGATCGGCCCGGTTTCCCTGCACCGGTACGGCGAACTCTCCGAGGTCGACGTGCTGGTCACCGATACCGGGCTGGACCAGGGCATCGCCGAGGACATCGAGGCGATCGGCCCGCGCGTGGTGCGAGCGTGA
- a CDS encoding class II 3-deoxy-7-phosphoheptulonate synthase has protein sequence MHWPARPILANVNWTVDVPVDELPELPPLPPEMRARLDEALKLPAAQQPEWPEEQVAKVRKVLESVPPVTVPSEVDRLRGQLAAVARGEAFLLQGGDCAETFADNTEPHIRGNIRTLLQMAVVLTYGASMPVVKLGRLAGQYAKPRSSGTDALGLPSYRGDMVNSLVATEEARRHDPSRLIRAYANASAAMNLSRALTSGGMAALTKVHDWNKDFVLNSPAGERYESVAAEIDRGLRFMAACGVDDTSLHAVDLYASHEALVLDYERAMLRLDGSQESPRLYDLSGHFLWIGDRTRQLDHAHVAFAEQIANPIGLKIGPSTTPEMAVEYVERLDPNNEPGRLTLISRMGNGKVRDVLPAIVEKVSATGHQVVWQCDPMHGNTHESSTGYKTRHFDRVVDEVQGFFEVHHRMGTHPGGIHIELTGEDVTECLGGAQDISDTDLAGRYETACDPRLNTQQSLELAFLVAEMLRS, from the coding sequence AATGTGAATTGGACCGTCGATGTTCCGGTCGATGAACTTCCGGAACTTCCTCCGCTGCCCCCTGAGATGCGCGCCCGCCTGGACGAGGCGCTGAAGCTGCCCGCCGCACAGCAGCCCGAGTGGCCCGAGGAACAGGTCGCGAAGGTCCGCAAGGTGCTGGAGAGCGTGCCGCCGGTGACCGTGCCCTCCGAGGTGGACCGGCTGCGCGGACAACTCGCCGCCGTCGCCCGCGGCGAGGCGTTCCTGCTGCAAGGCGGGGACTGCGCGGAGACCTTCGCGGACAACACCGAGCCGCACATCCGCGGCAACATCCGCACCCTGCTGCAGATGGCGGTCGTGCTCACCTACGGCGCGAGCATGCCGGTGGTCAAGCTCGGCAGGCTCGCCGGGCAGTACGCCAAGCCGCGCTCCAGCGGCACCGACGCGCTCGGACTGCCCAGCTACCGCGGTGACATGGTCAACTCGCTGGTCGCCACCGAGGAGGCCCGCAGGCACGACCCGTCCCGGCTGATCCGCGCCTACGCCAACGCCAGCGCCGCGATGAACCTGTCCCGCGCGTTGACCAGCGGCGGCATGGCCGCGCTGACGAAGGTGCACGACTGGAACAAGGACTTCGTGCTCAACTCGCCCGCGGGCGAGCGCTACGAGTCCGTCGCCGCCGAGATCGACCGCGGCCTGCGCTTCATGGCGGCCTGCGGGGTGGACGACACCAGCCTGCACGCGGTCGACCTGTACGCGAGCCACGAGGCGCTGGTCCTGGACTACGAGCGGGCGATGCTGCGGCTGGACGGCTCGCAGGAATCGCCGCGGCTCTACGACCTGTCCGGGCACTTCCTGTGGATCGGGGACCGCACCCGTCAGCTCGACCACGCGCACGTGGCCTTCGCCGAGCAGATCGCGAACCCGATCGGCCTGAAGATCGGCCCGTCCACCACGCCGGAGATGGCCGTGGAGTATGTGGAGCGGCTCGACCCGAACAACGAGCCCGGCCGCCTGACGCTGATCAGCCGGATGGGCAACGGCAAGGTGCGCGACGTGCTGCCCGCGATCGTGGAGAAGGTCAGCGCCACCGGCCACCAGGTGGTGTGGCAGTGCGACCCGATGCACGGCAACACCCACGAGTCGAGCACCGGCTACAAGACCCGCCACTTCGACCGCGTCGTCGACGAGGTGCAGGGCTTCTTCGAGGTGCACCACCGGATGGGCACCCACCCGGGCGGCATCCACATCGAGCTGACCGGCGAGGACGTCACCGAGTGCCTCGGTGGTGCCCAGGACATCTCGGACACCGACCTGGCCGGCCGGTACGAGACGGCCTGCGACCCGCGGCTGAACACCCAGCAGTCGCTGGAGCTGGCGTTCCTCGTTGCGGAGATGCTGCGCAGCTGA